A DNA window from Sphingopyxis macrogoltabida contains the following coding sequences:
- a CDS encoding TonB-dependent receptor: protein MVSMRHKARFLAGAMIPVFLGLSQTAHAAEAAESLATADAATVDVGAAEADAGEEIIVTGEKQETTLQRAPLAITAIGADRLAQSNVTQLIDMNGFVPGLTVANSGSFVRVVSIRGVGYEASDNLSAQPGTSFHIDGVYVVSPYALQQDFLDLKRVEVLRGPQGTVFGQSATGGIINAITEKPDMAKFSGSVQLELGNYDLVRGTATLNVPLTDTLAIRGTVQRYYHKGFAVQTGLAPSYGRYGLDDADRLSTKLSLLWEPSDSFSAQLTAQYFTADENGAAQKHVADPDPDPRRISQDYPNKYQLDFFLAYADLRYDLGFGTLKSLTSYQRTRNHNQIDVDRLNYASLGAYDVQPYWDNGVDAFSQEFNLTSNGNGPLSYIIGTYFLYQNLKQDILEYKGTDVSPTFNLILPLTFANYPYNLDYALNSRQKRYSYAAFAQGKYQFADRLSATIGLRFNHDKFKSSNSTLFDIFGPTVFAETSESALTGKAELDFELSDRNMVYVSVSRGYKPGGVSNNSTPLLVPLTYKSEHVWSYELGAKNRFADGRVTLNAAAFFYDYKNLQYQMEDPVPYQGGVSNVPKTRIWGAEAEAVVQVTDNLKLDGNVTYLGGKLVGDYITLDPSRAHAATVAAAALGYGPFDAYTINLRAQQTRNTNGNLPPKLPKWQGSIGATHTLELGSLGTLRSRAELIYRGKFQYRIFNDGARDVVPSYTQVNANFALTPHDSKLTIGLTLTNLFDNAGVASRYSNPFGSFTTSDMYIPPRQVIASVKYDF, encoded by the coding sequence ATGGTTTCGATGCGGCACAAAGCGCGGTTTCTGGCAGGGGCGATGATCCCGGTGTTCCTGGGGCTCAGCCAGACGGCGCATGCCGCGGAGGCGGCGGAAAGTCTGGCTACCGCGGACGCCGCGACGGTCGATGTGGGGGCAGCCGAGGCCGATGCGGGCGAGGAAATCATCGTTACCGGTGAAAAGCAGGAAACCACTCTCCAGCGCGCTCCTCTCGCCATCACAGCGATTGGTGCAGACAGGCTGGCGCAATCAAACGTAACCCAACTCATCGACATGAACGGCTTCGTGCCCGGCCTTACGGTAGCGAACAGCGGCAGTTTCGTCCGTGTGGTTTCGATCCGCGGGGTGGGTTACGAGGCATCGGACAACCTCAGCGCCCAGCCTGGCACCTCGTTCCACATCGACGGAGTCTATGTGGTCAGCCCTTATGCGCTGCAGCAGGATTTCCTCGACCTCAAGCGCGTCGAAGTGCTGCGCGGGCCGCAGGGCACGGTCTTCGGGCAAAGCGCCACCGGCGGAATCATCAACGCCATTACCGAGAAGCCCGATATGGCGAAGTTTAGTGGATCGGTGCAGCTCGAACTGGGCAACTACGATCTCGTACGCGGCACCGCCACTCTGAACGTACCGCTGACCGATACCCTCGCGATCCGCGGCACGGTCCAACGCTACTATCACAAGGGCTTTGCGGTCCAGACGGGCTTGGCGCCCAGCTACGGCCGTTACGGCCTCGACGATGCCGATCGACTCTCGACCAAGCTTTCGCTGCTGTGGGAGCCGAGCGACAGCTTCTCGGCCCAGCTTACTGCGCAGTACTTCACTGCAGACGAAAACGGCGCAGCACAGAAGCATGTGGCTGATCCCGATCCCGATCCGCGCCGGATCTCGCAGGACTATCCGAACAAGTACCAGCTCGACTTCTTCCTGGCCTATGCCGACCTGCGCTACGACTTGGGTTTCGGCACGCTGAAGTCGCTGACCTCGTACCAGAGGACCCGCAACCACAACCAGATCGACGTGGACCGGCTGAACTACGCCTCGCTCGGCGCCTATGACGTGCAGCCGTACTGGGACAACGGAGTCGATGCCTTCAGCCAGGAATTCAACCTGACATCGAATGGCAACGGGCCGCTCAGCTACATCATAGGCACCTATTTCCTCTACCAGAACCTCAAGCAGGATATCCTGGAATACAAAGGAACCGATGTTTCGCCGACCTTCAACCTCATCCTGCCGCTGACCTTCGCCAACTATCCCTACAACCTGGATTATGCGTTGAATTCCCGGCAGAAGCGCTACAGCTACGCCGCCTTCGCCCAAGGCAAGTACCAGTTCGCCGACCGGCTCAGCGCGACGATCGGCCTGCGCTTCAACCATGACAAGTTCAAGAGCAGTAACAGCACGCTGTTCGACATCTTCGGGCCGACCGTGTTCGCCGAGACCAGCGAGAGCGCGCTGACCGGCAAGGCCGAACTCGACTTTGAGCTGAGCGACCGCAACATGGTCTACGTCAGCGTGTCGCGCGGCTACAAGCCAGGCGGGGTCAGCAACAACAGCACGCCGCTGCTGGTGCCGCTGACCTACAAGTCGGAACACGTCTGGTCCTACGAACTCGGCGCCAAGAACCGCTTCGCCGATGGGCGCGTCACGCTGAACGCGGCGGCCTTCTTCTACGACTACAAGAACCTCCAGTACCAGATGGAGGATCCGGTGCCCTACCAGGGCGGCGTCTCCAACGTGCCGAAGACCCGCATCTGGGGCGCCGAGGCCGAGGCGGTGGTCCAGGTCACCGACAACCTGAAGCTCGACGGCAACGTCACATACCTCGGCGGCAAGCTGGTTGGGGACTACATCACGCTTGACCCGTCGCGCGCCCATGCCGCCACCGTCGCGGCGGCGGCACTCGGTTACGGTCCGTTCGATGCCTATACGATCAACCTGCGCGCCCAGCAGACCCGCAACACCAACGGCAACCTGCCGCCCAAGTTGCCCAAGTGGCAGGGTTCGATTGGGGCGACCCACACGCTCGAACTCGGCTCGCTGGGAACGCTCCGCTCGCGCGCCGAACTGATCTATCGTGGCAAGTTCCAGTACCGCATCTTCAACGACGGCGCGCGCGATGTGGTGCCGAGCTATACTCAGGTGAACGCCAATTTCGCGCTGACCCCGCACGACAGCAAGCTGACCATCGGCCTGACCCTGACGAACCTGTTCGACAATGCCGGGGTGGCGTCGCGCTATTCCAATCCGTTCGGCAGCTTTACGACCAGCGACATGTACATCCCGCCCCGCCAGGTCATCGCTTCGGTGAAATATGACTTCTGA